The stretch of DNA CCCGGTCGGGCTCCGCGTAGAAGTGGAACTCGTCCATGACGACCTGGCCGACGTCGGCGTCCTTGCCGTCGCGCAGCGCGATCGACGCGAGGACCTCCGCCGTGCAGCAGATGACGGGCGCGTCGGCGTTCACGGAGGCGTCGCCGGTGAGCATACCGACATTCTCGGTGCCGAACAGTTTGCACAGCTCGAAGAACTTCTCCGACACCAGCGCTTTGATCGGCGCCGTGTAGAAGGTGACCTCGTCCCTGGCCAGCGCGGCGAAGTGAGCGCCCGCGGCGATCATGCTCTTGCCGGACCCGGTGGGCGTCGACACGATCACGTTGGCTCCGGAGACCGCCTCGATCAGCGCCTCCTCCTGGTGGGGATAGAGCGTGAGACCGCGCTCCTGCGCCCAGGATTTGAAGGCCTCGTACAGGGCGTCGGGGTCGGCGGTCGGCGGGAGCTGATCGATGAGGGTCACGCCCCCATCTTGCCTGGCACTCCGGCCGAGACGGGAATCGGATGCCGGACCGAAGATCACGACCGCTACGCTGTGTCGCCGACAGGACATCGGCACACCGGGTCAACTGGACAGCGGCGCAAGAGGAATGGGGCGGGCAACTGCCATGATGGGACCAGCACACTCACTGTCGGGCGCGGCGGCCTGGCTCGGCGTCGGAGCCGCGGTCGCCGCGGCCGGGCACCCGATGCCCTGGCCGGTGCTGCTGGTCGGTGCGCTGATCTGCGCCGGGGCCGCGCTCGCTCCGGACCTGGACCACAAGGCCGCCACCATCTCGAGAGCCTTCGGACCGGTCTCGCACGCGCTGTGCGAGATCGTCGACAAGCTGTCCTACACCGTCTACAAGGCGACGCGGATGAAGGGCGACCCGCGCCGTTCCGGTGGGCACCGGACGCTGACGCACACCTGGCTGTGGGCGGTGCTGATCGGGGCGGGCACCTCCGTGCTGGCGATCACCGGGGGCCGCTGGGCGGTGCTGGCCATTCTCTTCGTGCACATGGTGCTGGCCATCGAGGGCCTGCTGTGGCGGGCGGCCCGCGGCTCCAGCAGCGCGGTCCTGGTCTGGCTGCTGGCCGCGACCAGCGCCTGGATACTGGCGGACATCCTCGACCAGCCCGGCAACGGATCGGACTGGCTGTTCACCGCTCCGGGCCAGGAGTACCTGTGGCTGGGCCTGCCGATCGTGCTGGGCGCGCTGATGCACGACATCGGCGACGCGCTGACCGTCTCCGGGTGCCCCATCCTGTGGCCGATACCGGTGGGCCGCAAGCGCTGGTACCCCATCGGTCCGCCGAAGGCGATGCGGTTCCGGGCGGGCAGCTGGGTCGAGCTCAAGGTGCTGATGCCGGCGTTCATGGTGCTCGGCGGAGTGGGCTGCGCGGTCGCGCTGAACTTCAACTGAGGGACCGGTTCGGCAGCGCTCCCGGTCCACAGCACCCGGGGGCGCCGACAGGCTTCCGGTCCCGCCCGTCGCGCGGGTCCCGCGCGGCATCCGGCCGGGCAGCTCAGTCCACCGCCGGTCGCCGGTCAGGCGGCCCCGTCGCCTCCCGGGCCCTGCCCGCCACCGTAACGCCGCTCGAACCGGGCGACGCGGCCCTCCGAGTCCACCGTGCGGGCCTTGCCGGTGTAGAACGGGTGGCTCTCCGAGGAGATCTCCACGTCCACGACCGGGTAGGTCGCGCCGTCGTCCCACTCGATGGCCTGCTCACTGGTCGCGGTGGACCGGGTGAGGAAGGCGTAACCGGCGGCGCGGTCCCGGAAGACGACGGGGTGGTAGTCGGGGTGCTTGTCCTGCTGCATGGGTGCTCCTGGTGCGGCGGGGGAGGCAAAGGAGAGGGCGACGGCACGCGGGCGGCCGAGGCAGACCTACGGGGTCTCCTCGTCGACGACGTGCATCGCGGCCTCCTCGGCGGAGGCGGCCGCGCCGTCGATGCCCACGTCGGTGGCGACCAGGGCGCTCTCGTCGTCCTCGTGCGCTCCCTCGTCGGGGGCGACGAGACGGCCGGAGCGGGCGGTGCCGACCTCGTTGTCCAGGAGTTCCCCGTCGGTGTCCTCGCAGTCGCCCATGTCGTCGCCGTCCCAGGCGGGCGGTTCGGGCAGCTCCTCGGCGAGGCGCTGGTCCAGGGTTTCGCCCTGCCGGCGCTCCGCGGCGGTCACGCCGGTGTGCTCCACGGCCCACGGCCGCTCCGGAGGCGACCAGCCACGGTCCAGAGGGTCGTCGACACCGTCGTACACCAGAGTGTCCTCCGGGTCGAGCACGCCCGTGTCCTCCCTGACCTCGGAGTCGTCGGGCTGGTAGACGTCGTCTCCCCATCCGTCGGCGCTGTCCACGGGTACCTCCAGGTGGTGGGGACGGGCCCGTTCTCTCCGCGGCCGGTGTGCGGCCGCCGGTGCGCGGGGCGCAGCCGGCACCCGGCACGAACCGCACGGTTCCCGGGCGCTCCCCGAGCCGTTTCCGCTTCCCAGCCTTCCACCGCTGTTCGGCACCGCGCAACGGCACCGGCCGTCACGCCCGGCCGATGCCCTGTCCA from Streptomyces sp. 6-11-2 encodes:
- a CDS encoding metal-dependent hydrolase; this encodes MMGPAHSLSGAAAWLGVGAAVAAAGHPMPWPVLLVGALICAGAALAPDLDHKAATISRAFGPVSHALCEIVDKLSYTVYKATRMKGDPRRSGGHRTLTHTWLWAVLIGAGTSVLAITGGRWAVLAILFVHMVLAIEGLLWRAARGSSSAVLVWLLAATSAWILADILDQPGNGSDWLFTAPGQEYLWLGLPIVLGALMHDIGDALTVSGCPILWPIPVGRKRWYPIGPPKAMRFRAGSWVELKVLMPAFMVLGGVGCAVALNFN
- a CDS encoding type B 50S ribosomal protein L31, whose translation is MQQDKHPDYHPVVFRDRAAGYAFLTRSTATSEQAIEWDDGATYPVVDVEISSESHPFYTGKARTVDSEGRVARFERRYGGGQGPGGDGAA
- a CDS encoding DUF5709 domain-containing protein, with product MDSADGWGDDVYQPDDSEVREDTGVLDPEDTLVYDGVDDPLDRGWSPPERPWAVEHTGVTAAERRQGETLDQRLAEELPEPPAWDGDDMGDCEDTDGELLDNEVGTARSGRLVAPDEGAHEDDESALVATDVGIDGAAASAEEAAMHVVDEETP